Genomic window (Eptesicus fuscus isolate TK198812 chromosome 17, DD_ASM_mEF_20220401, whole genome shotgun sequence):
tttctttttccttcaaaaattgGACTTGGTGACAACTCAATAAAGGAAGCAtaaagtagaagggaggagggtgaggaaaAGGGAGGCAAGGACCCAAATCTGGCAGAAACCAGAGATCAAAACCCACCTTCCCAATGTTACAGAGGGAGAAACTTTCATGGCTGGTGAGGTGTAATGGATTTGCCAAAATCCTGCAGCTGGGTCCATGGCAGCACTAGACCCAGATCCCCCTTCTCTTAACtcccttttcttgttttcaggGCCCTGTTCTGTTTTCCACACATCTTCTGGAAAAGGGCCCTTTTGATTTGGTGggagggtctttttaaaaatccccccccccccccccccaagtaagAACATATCCAAAAATCATAAAAAGGAAGATTTCAAATGCTGCCTaacctgccagctgcctgccatGAGCAGAGCTTTGCCCTGGGGATAAATTCCAAGTAAAGCCAGGTGACCTTTCCTTGGATGGGATCGTTGGTCAGGAAGCCTATTAGCTTGGTGTGGTGCcagggtttttattttgtttgttttcctttatcaAAAATACACTCTGTGATGAACCCTCAGCTTACAAGCCAAGGGCATCCGGCTTAGCtagatttctatttttgtttgttgtttgggttgtgtttttttatccTTGTTTctcagaaaatgaaagagaaacaagaaTTTGCAGGATGTTGTAAAAGGGCCACAGACCTTTGGCCCAGCGAGGACTGGGGAGGCCCTGCTGTGTCTCAAGGTTCCTCTGGGGAACCCCCTAGCACTGCTTCCTAGAAGCCAGGCGAGGCCCTGTTAACCTTCGGGGTTTCTGTAGGCCCTAGCTTCTTCCTCTTGATTCTAAACAAGattcagaaaaggaaagaaacagtttCAGGGGTGTGTTGGGCTAAGCTCCAGAAGAAATTGGATAGGATTCCGGGCCTGGTTGTCAGCGTTTTCCAGGCACTAAAGTGAAGATGAGACTATAGGTGCATCTAACTAAAGTGTTAAGCCCAGGGGGCAGCCACAATAAGTCCTAATAAAAATAGTCATTGTTACTATTAATACCTTTTGCAAAATCCTCTGTAACaatgattttcaaactttttcatcccatggcattaaataaattaataaaattctgtggcacaccaaaaaatatattttttgctgatctgacaaaaaaacataggtataattttgattgatatacaaaataataataatgtaattacctactttatttatttatttatttatttttgctccaaagtgactttttaaaaaatcaggtgcctataagggtttctggtaccaagaattaaccagtcAGATACAACCTTATTATTCCATGTGACCAATATGATGCAATATGGCCTATATagttatggttcaagacagggcgtgcacaccagacggctattgtgttggctgttgtcaatttttatttgacaatctaaggaaaaacaggtcagtgcccctgactaaatagacaggtatggcatgttttaaaaattcttgtgccacaccagttgaaaatcactgctctagaactTTCTTCCAAGTGGCCAAACTGGTCTTTGCCTAAACACTTGACTTCTcaggaaagaaaaggcaaataCCAGATGCAGGGTAGTGTGAGCATTGCCTGCTGCTGGCCCTTGTCCCGTGCTCCTTTTCCGAGTATGGGTCTGGCAGAGTTTCCATTCTACTCTTGTTCCAGCACGGGAAATGGAAACACAGGAAGCGGATGGATGATGTGGAAAAGGCTCCCAAAGACACAGCCACTGTCCCTCCAGCCCATTGTTTTCTCTCTAAATCTCCAGGGAATCCCATTGTTCCAGCTACCActgacttttgtttgtttgtttatacacTGAGTGTATTTATTTATGCACCCAGGAAGCTGGCCCCGAAACTTAAATATCCAGCACAGAGCTTTGTCCCTCCCAGCTGTGGATGGGTGCAAGAATGGGTCCTAGAGCCCTGGTCTAGGGCAGTGGAATCCAGGGACCAGGGTGGGATGCCCCTGAGCCAGCAGCTGCCAACAGcaacaaaaggaagaaaggagatggGAGACCTGGAAATGTTAAGACTGCCAGAGTCTGACCAGATAGGAGTTCTTTTTAGTTTTGTCTCGGGGGGTAGGTAGGTGATCTCTGGTTCTAGTGGAGTCCTCCTTAACTAGAAACCTGATCTGTGGGTGGTCTCCCAAAAGAAAGAGGATATAAGCATCTCTCACCAAAACCTTCTGCTCCACATGAAGAtgatcaggggtgggggaagCCCCTCTGCTCATGGCCTCATAGCTTTTCTTTGTCTGAGGATTCTGGGTAGATAGTGACTATTTTAACTTCTAAGAAGCAACTTTTTAGAGGGCCAGGGAACGAATTTTAGCACCTCTGAAATCTGATGCATCTTATGATCAACAGTGTCCTAGcgggtgctggtgctggtggtggtggtggtggtggtgaagggggcctaatatatggtgacagaagatgatttgactttgggtggtgagcacacagtgcaatatacagatcctGTATGATcctgtgaaccaatgtcaccccaataaatttaattaaaaaaataaaaacagtgtccTCGGTTTGATGAAATACACTGTACAACACGTCAGGACtgtaaggggagggggggagcttaCCTATGGAacacttttccatttttatctagAAAGAAACGGGGCTGCCCCCCAAGTTGAAGGGCTTGCGCTGGTGCTCTCAGGTCTGCTAGAACTTCAACACATGTATCTCCATTCCCCCCAATCACGCCCACTGCTTCTCATCCTCATTAGCACAGGAAGGCTGCTGGCACCTCCTACCTCCTCGCTATATGTAAGAAAACGAAAATCTTCACCACGTGGGCTTTGCTGTCACTGAGTCACCAGCAGTAATGTAGGGTAGAGAGTCTGCCAGGATGGAGGCTTCACCCACACCCTTGGTTGAACGGCCTTGGCTCTGAACTCTCTCTACCTGGAAACCAGGAAGGGAACCTCCCACCGTAAAACAAATAGGTCAGGGTTGTTTTGTTTCCTCTCCCAGGTGAGCAGGCTAATCCAATATTTCCTGCTTGTCCTTTGCCCCTGCTTCCAGGGCGGCCCAGTTGAAATCCTTCCGTTCCTCTACCTTGGAAGTGCCTACCATGCATCCAAGTGCGAGTTCCTCGCCAACCTGCACATCACGGCCCTGCTGAATGTCTCACGGCGGACCTCCGAGGCCTGCACGAGCCACCTACACTACAAATGGATCCCCGTGGAAGACAGCCACACGGCTGACATTAGCTCCCACTTTCAAGAAGCAATAGACTTCATTGGTAGGTTCAGCCATTCCCCCTCCGCTGTTCTGGGCGCCTTGTAGGGACGTAAGTTCTTGGATTTTGATGTACTGATGATGGCAGTTaccttcacagagaagaaaagtcTCTTCTATATGCAGCCATCAAGAGTTGGAGCCAAGAAGAGAGACAGCCACCCAAAAGGCAGAGGGGAAGATTTGAGTTGCTATTAATAGGAGCTTTAATTTGCAcgataaattaatataattttatggcAGTTTTCAACTGCCGCCCTCGGTATGGTTTCTAGCTGGGCGGGAAGCACAGCGTGTCCGTGCGAAATCTCCACACAAGAGAAGCAGGGGAGAGAAAGAGTCATCCTCGCTGTGCTTCTACGCaggttgggatatttttaaatgcaaacagAAGGATTGAGAGAGCACTACTTACGCACTAAGCCCCAAGGGCCCTGGCAGCTATCCACAGTTTTTAACAAGCTTTGGGGGGCAATTTGTTTTGCATTCCCAGCTAATTTTGGATTAAAGATAGCACTTGACTCAAGCCCCATGCTTTGTGCACAGAAAAGTTGGCATCTTTTGCGTCCTTTCTCTATTCTGTGAGTCAGTTACCGTTTTCTCTGCTGTGTAGGCCTGGTAGCCTCTGTTCCCTTGGGCCTTGGGTTCCCAGCTCCTCCATGTAGCTTGATTGTTCTCCCATTTGACATCTCTTTCCCCCATTCCTCCTCCCTGGAGGCTGGGTTGACTTTTTTTCTGTCTCAAATTTGCAAGCCCCACTCTCCAACCTTGTGGTCTTGCCTTCTAGGTTCCAGGGTCCTCCTTTCCCTTGAGCACACATAGCAGCCGAGATGTGATTTTCCTGTGTCTTGTTTGGAAGGATCTTGGCGGGGGGAGGCAGGTGTCGGGCACAGCAGTAATTACTTAGTGTAGGTAGTAATTAAAGGGCCCCCCACAGCCACATGATGGCCCCCTCTGCTCGTCACACATGATTTCTGCTTCATGGGAAACCATCCAGAAACTGACCAGAGGCAAAAGGCTAAGCCTGTCCCCTGAGCGACTCGGCTGAGATGGTTCCTTTGGAGTCTCAGAGAGGCAGCCTAAATGGTGGGTTCAGGGTGGGAAAGCCTGGACTTGTTCCCCCTGCCCCTGGGAATGCCTTGCCCTTCTCGGCCTGATAGCTACTCAGTGAGGTCATGAAATCCGCCCCCATCCATTTCTCAGAAGGCTCCCTCCCCATCCTGGGTGTGTATTGTGTCCGTTTgtatacacaaacatacacacccaCAACGTTATGAAAGCACAGGATGCTTGTCCCCAGTCTCCTTGCCCTGCTCGTGGAAGGAGGGACTAAGGCTGAGCCATGCCCTGACCCCGTCCAAGGGGGATGCCACAGAAGTGCCACGTGGAAGACAAGCCCCGAGGGGTAGAGTGGGATCCAGAAGGCCTTTTGCTTTTTTTGGCTGTGGTATTGGGCCAATTAAAAACtagactacaaaaaaaaaaacaaaaaaaaaaaaacactagactACAAGGAGGCcaacaaaggagcaaaggaaaatgAGAGTCATGACCCTGTGATTCTAGGGACTTGGGGCCCCCCCTTTGAACTAATATGCAGGACTTTTTCCTTTTGAATCAGAGACTGAATTGGGGGCACCTCTATGAGCTACAGTGGGGTGTTCTTAGATGGGGAAACTCCAGGGTTCCTCTTTGACTCCTCAGAAATTTGATATTTCAGATCTTGCAGATTCATTTGCAAACTCCTTGAATttgaggagggaggtgggtgaggactgatttttattatttggccttcaaaatcttaaatgtttttgCACACTATGGCTTTACACAGTGCCACGTACATCTAACTTCCAGTGatgtaattgtttttttttttaaatatatttttattgacttttcacagagagaaagggagagggatagagagctagaaacatcgatgagagagatacatcgaccagctgcctcctgcacaccccccaccggggatgtgcccgcaaccaatgtacatgcccttgaccggaatcgaacctgggacctttcagtccgcagaccgacgctctatccactgagccaaaccggtttcggctgtaattGTTTTTTTAGTAGCAAGAGAGCGACTTGGAAAGactatatttttaatggtttttatttaatgtgtatttatgtttaaccttttaccccttcccatttttaaaaaaaatatattttattgattttttacagagaggaagggagagggatagagagtttgaaacatcgatgagagagaaacatcgatcagctgcctcctgcacaccccctcctggggatgtgcctgcaaccaaggtacatgcccttgaccggaatcaaacctgggaccctccagtccacaggcggacgctccatccactgagccaaaccggttagggcgtacCCCTTCCTGTTTTTAACAGTTATAGGTCTTTTGGGGGCAGGAGTGGAACAGAAAAGGAGGGCACCCTACCCTCCCTTTTGTCATGTTGAGCTAAAGAATTCTGATGGTGGTAGCTTTATAGCAATGCCTCCCATTGTTGTGCAAGATGGAGTTTGCGAAAAGTCATTTATATCCATCTAGTAAGCGTCACTTAGCCAGGGCTATAATTAGTGGCTCTGCACTATATATTGTATGTTTGGTAGTGGGAACCCTGGGAGCTGAGCCAAGCATCCCGCCCTGGCACAGCCAGACAGGATGCCTGGAGGCCAGAAGGCGTCTACCAAGATGGGGGGACTAGGTCATCACCATTACACTCAGGCCCTGAGAGGCAGGAATTGCTTCTCTAAGTCAGtctttgaacctgggaccctctcagaaaaaaaatgtgcgTGCCTGATTAAAATTGGCTTGCAATTTCAAGGCTTTTCCAATGCCCTCTTGAAACCCATCCATGTTAGGGTGCCATCCCCAGGAAGGGATTGCTCCAGGTCTAGCACCTTCAGTGGTAGAATCTGTGCGAGTATCTTAGAGCACTGGGAAGCAGCTCTAAGGACTGGAAAGGTCCTACACGGGGAAAGACATTGGTGGGGCCCCAGAAGCTCTGTCCTCACCAGTGGGGATTGAAGACGGGCAGAAGTCTGGTGTAGGACTACAGCTGCTGCACAGTCACGATGGTTTGAGAACTAGGTCACTTCTGTGTTTAATTCTTGTGTTTGGCATTGCCTTTGGGTTCTAATCCCAACTCAATCCCactgtcttttcttccttccagaCTGTGTCAGGGAAAAGGGAGGCAAGGTCCTGGTCCACTGTGAGGCTGGGATCTCCCGTTCACCCACCATCTGCATGGCTTACCTCATGAAGACCAGGCAGTTTCGCCTAAAGGATGCCTTCGATTACGTCAAGCAGAGGAGGAGTGTGGTCTCGCCCAACTTTGGCTTCATGGGCCAGCTCCTGCAGTATGAATCTGAGATCCTGCCTTCCACGCCCACCCCCCAGGTTCCCTCTTGCCAAGGGGAGGCAGCCAGCTCTTCCTTCAGAGCCCATTTGCAGACACTGAGCCCTGATGTGCAGGGTTCCTACTACACATTCCCTACCTCGGTGCTGGCGCCATTGCCCACCCACTCGACGGTCTCAGAGCTCAGCAGGAgttccatggccacagccacatCCTGCTAAAACTGGATGGGGGAACCCGCCCAGCCCCAAGAACAactgtgattttgttttttaaactggtGGACATTTCATACCTGTGCAATACTGAAGGACCCCCCTCTGTCTCGCTGCTCCGGTGGGATAGCGAAGGGTCCCCAGGCTTGCAAACGAACTTCAGACTGACCTCGGGGTAGGTTCTCGGGACCGAAGGAAGGCCAAGCCATTATGAGAGCACAGCTTGTGCTGACTACTGTACTTCCAGACCCCCCTGCCCTCTCAGGACTGCCCAGTCCTCGCACCTCAAAGTTCGCCTTTTCATTTCAAGCGTAAGGCAATAAACACCTGCAGCAACGTGGGAGAAAGCAGCTGCTAGACCCGGAGAAAAGGCAGTCAAGAAGCCAATTCATTCTGAAGGAAGCACAATTTCCACCTTACTTTTTGAACTTTGGCAGTCTCCGTGTCTGTCTCTGTCGCTTCAGGGAATAAGCTGATCATCTAGTCAGGAAAGTAACCCTATAGGgaccccatatatatatatatgctgattTGAACCCTCATATCTTCTTGAGATTCCCTCTTGGGTCCCACAGAGGCAGTTTTTTGAAGTAGCGAGATGTTGACACTTCTGAGTTGCCTTTTCACTGTGGGTTCTTCCCTGACTTTGGACTTTGGCATGACTCTTACTCATACTTGAACCTTTCTTGTTACACCTCTACTCAAAGCAACTCTTGTGTCATTTTGAAGAGAGTTCCTTAGACCATAGACCAAAAATCACCCATTTGAGGTGGTGGCGTGGGTGCCAGGAGAAAAGGGTACCTACTGTCTGGGTCAGTGTCATTGACACGGTCTTTTCCCCAGCTTGCCGTCCTTATATGTGCTTGTCTTGTCTCTTGTGACACTTGtttttcccccccacccctggagATTGTCTTCAAGATGTTGACTTTTAGGATTTGTAGATTTCATAGTGTGGTACTACTTTATATTTTGTCTAGGTTACTTCTCCAGGGGAAAAGGCAATAATTTCCTAAAATCCATTCAAATGTGAAGAAAAGCAGTATGTTATTGGTCGTCATTGTCATCGTTTTTTTATAgtgttaaataaaaacagtaaaaagaagAACTTCTCCGTGTTGATGAATTGGGGTTAGGGAGGAATAAATACATTTAGGGGGCAACAAGCCTGCCTCACTGGGTTGATTTCCAAAAAAACTcgaaggtgatggtggtggatTGTAGCTGTAGACGTGAGGCTGTGCATCTGCTCACGAGCTAGTGATCATAATAATACAGAATATGATGCTTTCCATTTGAGAGGCTTCCCTAAACTCACTTGCAAGAGAAGTCCTTGGGTGCATGCCGCACGGTGAGGTGATCAGCACGTCCACTCACTCGGCTCTTCGCTTCCATGAGCCCAGGCAAGGAATTTGACTTGCACCTCagattcttcatctataaaatgagcaaACTGAACCAGATGATCCCAAAAGTCTCTTAAAGCTTAAGACCCTGGATTCCAGCAAACCAGAGCACCATGCTTGTAGTCAGCCTCCTCCttccagtacctggcacatggcagaCACTCAGAAAAGGTTAGGAAAATGGCCAAGAATGGAGAAGCAAACTAGGTGAAGGTTCACCTTAAGTGCCTGCCTCCCCCTTTTTTACCCTTGGAACGAATTCTTCCAGGTAATTTACTCAGGAGCGGGTTTAAACCCAAGGCTGCGTTGACTTGCCTTCTGAGTAATTTCCTCTGTATTAACATCTCCCCACAGTGGGCTATGCCAACTCTTTGGGGCCTGTTTCCTAATCAGAGGGAACCGGGAGCTGGCTGGAATTGATGCCATCCCAGTGAGCTGGTGCCTGATGTGGGGATTCCAACCATACCCCTAGATGCTGGAAGGCCCAATGAGGCCTGCTCTCCCACAGGCACCGTGTTGGCGAATACCAAGATGGTGGCCAAGCCCAGGTAGTCCAGCTCTAAGCATCTCACCTCAAAGGCTTTGCTTGAGGCCTTGCTCTCCACATGTCTTTCCTTTCCAGAAGCCTGCCCATGGTTCGGGACTGTCCAGGTGCTGAGTGGCGGCAGGGGCCTCAGGCTGGGAGAGCCAGGGAGTGGGAagctgggtgcaggctggggtgatgTGCTACGCCGCATCCCACTTGCTGACATTTGCTTTATTGCATTAGAGTCTTTCTCTGAAGGGTGAGTAAGTCCTCTAAATCAGGCCTGGGAGGATTACTCATAAGCCAGTGAGTCATTGGAGGGTAAGCCAAGTGAAGCCCCACAGCTGGGGATGGCTCTGTAACTCTCATTCCCTTCACAGGCTCCCCATTAATTACAGCTCCATTTTGGCCAACATCAGCTTTACACTGGCTTCCAGTGCTGGATGGTGAATTAAAGTTGGTGTTTCCCCAGTtccttcatccccagtgtggaagaAACACCTCTCTTGACCTCTCGCATCATTTCAGGTAGAGATGTGTCTAGGAGAATAGAGATGTTAGTTCCCCCCTATTGTTTTCCTCTCAGGTGCACCCTTGCTCCTGAACTGGGCCTCACTGGGGTAAGCAATGTATGAGCAGCCTCACATCCAGATGCTGGCCTGGGCCCTGTATACCATGGTCTCTTTTGTGTGAGGACTGGGGAAAATGCCCCATCTCCATACCCTGAAAGGCTATATGTATCTGAATTGGTGGTGGTTTATCTTCTGAACACCATAAAGCTCATGACTGCCCTTTCCCCTCCTTGCTCAGGCCACTAGGCAGCTCATAATCAAAATTGTAGCCTACctctggcaatttttaaaaatatattttttattgacttcagagaggaaggggagagagagagagagagagaaacatcaatgatgagaaagaatcattgatgggctattTCCTGCatccctgcactggggatcgagcccacagtctgggcatgtgctctgatggggaatcgaactgtgacctcctggttcataggtcaatgctcaaccactgaaccacatcagccgACTTATAGGACCTTATACCTTAAGGTTACATCTTAAACCTCACTCTTCAACCAAATAATTCCTGGTTCTTCACATCTCAATTCAAACTTCACTTCTCCAGGGAAGCCCTCCAGATGCCCAGGCTAGTTAGATGTCCCAGTTCTATCTGTCATAGCTCACTACCTATATCTTTTCTTCATATTTCACCAAACCTTAAGAAGTATTCATTTACCTATGATGATTGTATCAATGTTCATCTTCTCCAGACTAGACAAATCAGGAGAGCAGAGATTACATGGCATTTCAAGAGGGACCCATCTGATTTATAGTAGGTGTTCAAACTAGTGTGTTTACAGATATTGGGCAATGAAGGGGTTGAGACTACGTTATATGAAGAAGAGTTGGGAAAGGTAGTGATGTTTGGCCTGGAGGGGAGAGCCAGTGATGTGTCTAACTGAAGTCACATAGGGTAGTGTCTAGGAACTTCAGCTGGAGTTTCAAAAACCTGAGTTTGCATTCTGGCTCTGCTACTTGCTAGCTGCGTGGACATGGACAAAGTACTGCATTTCCCTAAACCTTGAAGTTATTATCCATAAAAGGGGAATACTAATTGAATCTACCTTGTGGGTACAATTTTTTAAGAGTAAATGTTCTGAGAAGTAATTGCCTAGTATGAAGTTAAAGACATAACAAGTCCTCAATGAATAGCGGCCATGATTATTAATTACAATAATTGCAGCAGTGAACTACCCACTGTTGTGATGGTTTGGCAAGCAGAACTGGGGTTTCTATCAGAAAGGCTGTGGTGGAGAGGATTcgagcctcagggcctttgcacgcacccttccctctgccccatccctcccttcttcACCTGCTCATGTATGGGCCTCCATAGTACCTCAGATTTCACTTCCTCAGGAAAGCCTTCTGAGATTTCAGGGTTCTATATTAAATGCTCTCCTGGCACCTGTCCCTTCCCTTCAGAGCAATATCAAAGTGGGAATTAATGatgctcataatttttatttattgattgatttttagagatagaggaagggagggagagagagaagaaagagcgagagagagagcgagagagagagagagagagagagagagattagtttgctgttccacttatttatgcattcattggttgagtcttgtatgtgccctaactggggagtGAACCGCAATAATCTTGGCGTGACGGAACtacgctctaatcaactgagctacctggccagagctaaTGTTCATAATTTTGAAagatcagctttattgaggtataatttacatagtATAAAATTCACCTATTTTAATTGTAGTTAAATGATTTTTCAGAAATGTATATACTCAGTGATATAACCACCACCCCAATCAAGATATGGACTTTTATTCACCCCCCAAATTTCCTTGTGCCCTTTTGCATTCACTCTTTTCCCACTGCAGACTCTGGCAATTAAtttgtcttttctagaattttatataatttcatacAGTATGTAGGTTTTTTagtctggattatttcacttagcataatgcatttgagattcattcaGATTGTCATGACTATtaatactttattcctttttattattgtaaTAATGTTGCATGATATGGATATGCCAACGTTTGCTTATCAATTTacccattgatggacatttgggttatttccagctTTGGGCTCTTATGGATAAAGCTGTTATGGACATCCATGGATGTATTTCTGGACATATGGTAAGTATATAtctaattttataagaaactgccaaattattttttaaaattgataataCCATTTTGCATTGCTACCATTAATGAATGAGAGTTCTGATTGCTCCATATCCTAGCTCATACTTGGTATtgtctgttttttgtgtgtgtgtgtgggggggggggttgttaggtttttgtttgtttgttttttttagttgaaCCATTCTAGTAGTATGTAGTGGTACCTCATTGGATTTTTAAGTTTGTATTTCCATAATTACTAGTGATGTGGAGAATTATTTCATGTAATTATTGGCtgttcatatatcttctttggtaaagCATCTGTTGAAAGTTTTTAGATAAACTGTTTTATTATGGAGTTttaagagttatttatatatgccattgatctatatgtctatccttatgccagtatcacactatcttgattactatagctttgtagtaagttttgaaatcaagaagtatttattcagttgtttattcttctttttcaagattgttttggctcttCTGGGTCTcttacatttttatatgaattttagtaTCAACTTGCCAATTTCTGAAAAGAAGGCAGCTGGGGTTTTGATACAGCTTATGTTTAATCTGTTGATCAGTTTGAGGAGTAttgccattttaacaatgttaagtcttccaatcaatgaacatgggatgcctttcatttatttagatctcctttaatttatttcaacgATTATTTGTAGTTTTCGTTGTACAAATTTTGCCCTTCTGTTGttcctaagttttttttttcatgccatTGTAAATGAagctgttttcttattttctttctttcttttttttttaaatatttttatttatttcagagaggaagggagaaggagagagagatgacattgatcagctgcctcctgcacgccccacactggggatcagcccacaacccaggcatgtgccctaagtGGAATTGAATTGAGACTTCCTGGtttacaggttgatgctcaatcattgagccacaccagcctggcatgACCTGCCCTcttaacacatacacacacctccaCTGATGTTATATACCAGGAGAACCAC
Coding sequences:
- the DUSP5 gene encoding dual specificity protein phosphatase 5 isoform X1, with protein sequence MKVTALDGRQLRKMLRKEAAARCVVLDCRPYLAFAASSVRGSLNVNLNSVVLRRARGGAVSARYVLPDEAARARLLQEGGGGVAAVVVLDQGSRHWQKLREESAARVVLTSLLACLPAGPRVYFLKGGYETFYSEYPDCCVDVEPISQEKIETERALISQCGKPVLSISYRPAYDQGGPVEILPFLYLGSAYHASKCEFLANLHITALLNVSRRTSEACTSHLHYKWIPVEDSHTADISSHFQEAIDFIDCVREKGGKVLVHCEAGISRSPTICMAYLMKTRQFRLKDAFDYVKQRRSVVSPNFGFMGQLLQYESEILPSTPTPQVPSCQGEAASSSFRAHLQTLSPDVQGSYYTFPTSVLAPLPTHSTVSELSRSSMATATSC